The proteins below come from a single Pseudarthrobacter sp. SSS035 genomic window:
- a CDS encoding GNAT family N-acetyltransferase, with amino-acid sequence MDFLIRQATPEDAEAVVQMHTLAHEETYGDRLSADFFRTRRASIPERVERRRPFLAGSDPRIIAVDANHDVVGLADSGPARDEDGPEALELYSLYTLRRTHGSGLGAALLSAAIGESPAYLWVLENNPRAQAFYVKHGFRPDGTRGQLPPEWEELPEIRMVRPVRARS; translated from the coding sequence ATGGACTTTCTCATCAGGCAGGCCACTCCCGAGGACGCTGAAGCCGTGGTGCAGATGCACACCCTGGCCCACGAGGAGACCTATGGTGACCGGCTGTCAGCGGACTTCTTCCGCACGCGGAGGGCCAGCATTCCCGAACGCGTGGAACGCCGTCGGCCATTCCTGGCCGGCAGCGACCCGCGGATCATTGCCGTGGACGCCAACCACGACGTGGTGGGTCTCGCCGACTCGGGTCCCGCACGGGATGAGGACGGCCCGGAGGCGCTGGAACTGTATTCGCTGTACACACTCCGGCGGACGCACGGCAGCGGGCTGGGGGCCGCGTTGCTGAGCGCGGCCATCGGTGAAAGCCCGGCGTATCTCTGGGTGCTGGAGAACAATCCCCGGGCGCAGGCCTTCTACGTCAAACACGGCTTTCGCCCTGACGGCACGCGCGGCCAGCTGCCACCCGAGTGGGAAGAACTGCCCGAAATCCGCATGGTCCGTCCGGTGCGGGCCCGGTCATGA
- a CDS encoding tripartite tricarboxylate transporter substrate binding protein, with product MKNPLRNAVFGLVVAVIAALAFVNAGTAGGTSTARNKLTLIAPAAPGGGWDGFAREGQQALKSGGVVNNAQVVNVPGAGGTIGLSQFVQTPGREDALLATGGVMVGAIELGDNPESMADVVPIARLADDYAALVVPADSEFKTLDDFLAAWKKDPGGTSIGGGSLGSIDHLLSAMVAKTVGVDPQDVNYIAYSGGGEALTSLLSHTTSAGMSGYNEVSDQIEAGTLRALAISSEERLAGVDVPTFKEQGVDAAMSNWRGFVAAPGTTDEVKAEFIAIVTEMRSSAHWQEALKRNNWRDTFSTGEEFEQFINNEVATAQEIVKDLGL from the coding sequence ATGAAAAATCCCCTACGCAATGCCGTGTTCGGCCTGGTTGTGGCCGTCATCGCCGCGCTTGCGTTCGTGAATGCCGGCACCGCCGGTGGAACGAGCACGGCCAGGAACAAACTCACTCTGATCGCTCCCGCGGCCCCGGGCGGCGGTTGGGACGGATTTGCCCGCGAAGGACAGCAGGCGCTCAAGAGCGGCGGCGTCGTCAATAACGCCCAGGTAGTCAACGTGCCCGGGGCCGGCGGGACAATCGGCCTGAGCCAGTTCGTTCAGACTCCGGGGCGCGAAGACGCCCTTCTGGCGACCGGTGGCGTGATGGTGGGGGCCATCGAACTCGGCGACAATCCGGAGTCCATGGCTGACGTTGTTCCCATCGCGCGGCTGGCCGATGACTATGCGGCACTGGTGGTACCTGCCGATTCCGAGTTCAAAACCCTCGATGATTTCCTGGCCGCCTGGAAGAAGGATCCCGGTGGAACCTCGATCGGCGGCGGCTCCCTGGGCTCCATCGACCACCTGCTTAGCGCGATGGTAGCCAAAACCGTAGGCGTGGATCCCCAAGATGTGAACTACATTGCGTACTCCGGAGGCGGGGAGGCCCTGACCTCCCTCCTGTCCCACACCACGTCCGCCGGCATGTCCGGCTACAACGAGGTCAGCGACCAAATCGAGGCGGGAACGCTGCGCGCCCTGGCAATCTCTTCGGAGGAGCGGCTGGCGGGCGTGGACGTTCCCACCTTCAAGGAACAGGGCGTGGACGCAGCCATGTCCAACTGGCGTGGGTTTGTGGCCGCGCCCGGCACAACGGACGAAGTGAAAGCGGAATTTATCGCGATCGTCACCGAGATGCGCAGCAGCGCCCACTGGCAGGAAGCCCTGAAGCGCAACAACTGGAGGGACACCTTCTCAACCGGCGAAGAGTTCGAGCAGTTCATCAACAACGAAGTTGCAACGGCCCAAGAAATCGTAAAGGACCTCGGCCTATGA
- the tcuA gene encoding FAD-dependent tricarballylate dehydrogenase TcuA, with amino-acid sequence MSIGNGAGPRSADSVDVIVVGGGNAGFTAAHAAAERGRRVVLLEKGEKEMAGGNSFYTAGATRIVHNGLDDLQGLVEPDERHSCTVVPPYSAEEYASDLEKVTEGRNDPALTEVLIAESQSTLRWLKGLGLKYRLMYERQAYERADGSYLFWGGLHVGNVGGGEGLIEDHTRVAAELGIDVRYGHAAQSLIVENGRVAGVVVNTAEGELRLRAESVILTAGGFESDPQWRREHLGEGWENAKVRGTPYNTGDMIAAALEIGATKGGDWGTCHSVQWDAFTATNESNRELTNRLTRQSYPLGIIVNTDGKRFLDEGADFRNYTYAKYGKEILKQPGSVAYQIFDASLRPMLRSEEYDMPGISVQVADTLEDLAAQIGLDPENLAKTVTDFNNSIDRSIPFDPTVKDGRMAATEPVKSNWAAPIETGPFYAYGVTCGITFTFGGIKSDTHGRVLDAGGEHIEGLFVAGEMLGGLFSTNYPGGTGLAAGCVFGRRAGVLA; translated from the coding sequence ATGTCTATCGGTAATGGAGCCGGACCCCGGAGTGCGGACAGTGTTGACGTAATTGTGGTGGGCGGCGGAAATGCTGGTTTCACTGCTGCGCATGCCGCGGCGGAACGTGGGCGGCGCGTTGTGCTGCTGGAAAAGGGTGAGAAGGAGATGGCCGGGGGTAACAGCTTTTATACCGCTGGCGCCACCCGGATCGTTCACAACGGGCTGGACGACCTGCAGGGCCTCGTGGAACCGGATGAGCGTCACAGCTGCACCGTGGTTCCCCCCTACAGCGCTGAGGAATATGCATCGGACCTGGAAAAGGTCACTGAGGGCCGGAATGATCCCGCGCTGACGGAGGTTCTCATCGCCGAGAGCCAGTCCACCTTGCGGTGGCTCAAGGGCCTGGGCCTGAAGTACCGCCTGATGTACGAGCGTCAGGCGTATGAGCGCGCGGATGGATCCTACCTCTTCTGGGGCGGACTGCATGTGGGGAACGTGGGTGGCGGCGAAGGCCTGATCGAGGACCATACCCGGGTTGCTGCCGAACTGGGCATCGATGTCCGCTACGGCCACGCGGCGCAAAGCCTCATCGTGGAAAACGGGCGAGTTGCCGGCGTCGTCGTCAATACTGCGGAAGGCGAGCTGCGTCTCAGGGCGGAATCCGTGATCCTCACCGCGGGCGGCTTCGAGTCCGACCCCCAGTGGCGCCGGGAGCACCTGGGCGAGGGCTGGGAAAACGCCAAGGTCCGGGGGACTCCGTACAACACCGGCGACATGATCGCCGCGGCTCTGGAGATCGGGGCCACCAAGGGCGGGGACTGGGGCACCTGCCACAGCGTTCAGTGGGATGCCTTCACAGCCACTAACGAGAGCAACCGTGAACTCACCAATCGGCTGACCCGGCAGAGCTACCCGCTGGGCATTATCGTGAACACGGATGGCAAGCGTTTCCTCGACGAGGGCGCAGACTTCCGTAATTACACCTACGCCAAGTACGGCAAGGAAATCCTGAAGCAGCCCGGATCGGTGGCGTACCAGATCTTCGATGCAAGCCTTCGCCCTATGCTGCGCAGCGAGGAATACGACATGCCCGGTATCTCCGTACAGGTGGCTGACACCCTTGAGGACCTGGCGGCACAAATCGGCCTGGACCCGGAGAATCTGGCCAAGACCGTGACGGACTTCAACAACTCGATCGATCGGTCCATCCCGTTCGATCCCACCGTCAAGGACGGCCGGATGGCGGCCACGGAACCGGTCAAGAGCAACTGGGCCGCCCCCATCGAAACCGGGCCCTTCTACGCCTACGGGGTTACCTGCGGCATCACCTTCACGTTCGGAGGCATCAAGTCGGACACCCACGGCCGCGTCCTGGACGCCGGCGGCGAGCATATCGAAGGACTGTTCGTGGCGGGTGAAATGCTGGGCGGACTCTTCAGCACCAACTATCCGGGCGGTACCGGACTGGCTGCAGGGTGCGTCTTCGGCCGACGGGCAGGCGTTCTGGCGTAA
- a CDS encoding iron chaperone: MGTVDDSLAELPEPDRGCLQHVIDIARAVVPEAEQGMSYGMPALKLEGKPLVGVVRAAKHLSVFPFSPAVIDAVAGRLEGYPLSKGTIRFTPAHPLPDDVLEDIVRLRRAEILK, from the coding sequence ATGGGCACCGTTGACGATTCCTTGGCCGAACTTCCTGAGCCGGACCGCGGGTGCCTGCAACATGTGATCGACATTGCAAGGGCCGTTGTGCCGGAGGCCGAGCAGGGGATGAGCTACGGGATGCCCGCCCTGAAACTTGAGGGAAAGCCACTCGTGGGCGTCGTCCGGGCAGCCAAGCACCTCTCCGTCTTCCCGTTTTCCCCGGCGGTGATTGACGCCGTCGCCGGACGGCTTGAAGGGTACCCCCTGTCCAAAGGGACCATCCGGTTCACGCCGGCGCATCCCCTCCCCGACGACGTACTGGAGGACATCGTCAGGCTGCGCCGTGCCGAGATCCTCAAGTAG
- a CDS encoding nuclear transport factor 2 family protein — protein sequence MGQAREVMDRLTTAMAAKDKETLAGCYAEDAVAFTPDEGELTGREGITNYLFHFWEALPDVTYEYADKHEAGNVAIDEGFVTGTNTGPLSLPSGQTLPATGKHVRVRSCDIARVEGGLITSHHFYFDQMDFLGQLGLLPEMSKH from the coding sequence ATGGGACAGGCACGCGAGGTCATGGACCGCTTAACCACGGCCATGGCAGCAAAGGACAAAGAGACACTAGCGGGGTGCTACGCCGAGGACGCCGTGGCCTTCACCCCTGATGAAGGCGAGCTCACCGGGCGGGAGGGAATCACCAACTACCTCTTCCATTTCTGGGAAGCGCTGCCGGACGTCACGTATGAGTACGCCGATAAACATGAGGCCGGGAATGTGGCTATCGATGAGGGTTTCGTCACCGGAACGAACACCGGGCCGTTGAGCCTGCCTTCCGGCCAAACGCTCCCAGCCACCGGCAAACACGTCAGAGTCAGAAGCTGCGACATCGCCAGGGTCGAGGGCGGCCTGATCACCTCGCACCACTTCTACTTCGACCAGATGGACTTCTTGGGACAGCTCGGACTGCTTCCGGAAATGTCCAAACACTGA
- a CDS encoding serine hydrolase translates to MSEPAKPGSVKRLPPPRRLLVLAAILAVMLTGCTGSPTAPVQTTQAAVKYRTGLEDFSRRMLDLGAPAVLIEARINGDVWSHAGGVRSLGSAAPAEASDSTHIGSVTKSMVAVSVLKLVEEGLVQLDDAVANHLPEFDSLVNPRGAVTVAHLLRHESGIPSYEEELFSSRPIRQALTQKLSLGESLALSKAMPWVRTPGSGADYSNSNYLVLGLMLERLHGRPLAEILRNDVFEPLGMKDTHLTGTGTPPSTMIHGQLEVDGEGLDSAYLGAIVGNPAGGVVSTVGDLNTFYASLMEGRLLKPATVQQMQLAPFGFFGMGLLRWKDVCGGSYYYGHGGEWAGYRTTVVTSADAKRQVAIAITYPPESWDPAAYNPDNPLGPDALYRAARTALDVKC, encoded by the coding sequence ATGTCGGAACCCGCCAAACCCGGTTCAGTGAAACGCCTGCCGCCGCCCCGGCGCTTGCTGGTCCTGGCCGCCATCCTCGCTGTGATGCTGACCGGCTGCACCGGATCCCCAACCGCGCCGGTGCAGACCACCCAGGCGGCCGTGAAGTACAGGACCGGCCTGGAGGATTTCAGCAGGCGGATGCTGGACCTCGGGGCTCCGGCCGTCCTGATCGAGGCGCGGATCAACGGCGATGTCTGGTCACACGCCGGTGGGGTCCGCAGCCTGGGCAGCGCAGCACCGGCTGAAGCCTCGGATTCCACGCATATCGGCAGCGTCACGAAATCTATGGTGGCGGTTTCGGTGCTCAAGCTCGTGGAGGAAGGCCTCGTGCAGTTGGACGATGCGGTGGCGAACCACCTCCCCGAATTCGACAGCCTGGTGAATCCCCGGGGCGCCGTCACGGTGGCACATCTCCTGCGGCACGAAAGTGGAATCCCCAGCTACGAGGAGGAACTGTTCAGCTCCCGGCCCATCCGCCAGGCGTTGACGCAGAAGTTGTCGCTTGGTGAGAGCCTGGCCTTGTCAAAAGCCATGCCATGGGTGCGGACGCCCGGCAGCGGCGCGGACTACTCAAACTCGAACTACCTCGTGCTCGGCCTCATGCTGGAGCGCCTTCACGGCCGGCCTCTGGCCGAGATCCTGCGAAACGATGTGTTTGAACCACTGGGAATGAAGGACACGCATCTGACAGGCACCGGCACGCCTCCGTCCACCATGATCCACGGCCAACTAGAAGTTGACGGCGAAGGGCTGGACTCGGCCTATTTGGGTGCAATCGTGGGCAACCCCGCGGGCGGCGTAGTCTCGACTGTCGGTGACCTGAACACGTTCTACGCCTCGCTCATGGAGGGGCGGCTCCTGAAACCGGCCACCGTCCAGCAGATGCAGCTGGCCCCTTTCGGCTTCTTCGGAATGGGCCTGCTGCGATGGAAGGACGTCTGCGGTGGCTCCTACTACTACGGGCACGGCGGCGAGTGGGCCGGGTACCGGACCACGGTGGTTACCAGCGCGGACGCCAAACGGCAGGTGGCAATTGCCATTACGTACCCGCCGGAATCGTGGGACCCCGCGGCATACAATCCCGACAATCCTCTCGGACCGGACGCGCTGTACAGGGCCGCGCGGACGGCACTCGATGTCAAATGCTAG
- a CDS encoding glutamate--cysteine ligase yields the protein MRTFGVEEEFLIVDPSNGSPLPLAADLLRLQDPGEPADLSTHPMLAVELHQEQLEVITHPHSSLSGLSAEILSGRAYADSLARKVGARIAALATSPLAVTPHSTSNPRYDALLEKFAVVAREQLTCGCHIHVSVDSDEEGVAILDRIRSWLPPLMALSSNSPFWDGADSGYASFRTQAWNRWSSAGPTEIFGSAQAYHQRVADLAATGVVNNPDFDARLSARHPTVEIRVSDVCLDPRDTVLIASLVRGLVETAAREWKSGQAADTVSAIILRQGAWLASRWGIQGELLHPLTHKPESARNVIAALHDHVRDALVEAGDAAYVEESLHRIFANGTGARLQRQAYARHGRLADVVSDAVVVTHQEPAIYEPLTPVDLSLLVPNPVAKSSSRSNAGVYAACSSWFSRLAGVSRLRVGRGRRLSFAATRRRSSGV from the coding sequence GTGCGTACTTTTGGTGTTGAAGAAGAATTCCTGATCGTTGATCCCTCCAACGGCAGTCCCCTGCCTCTGGCAGCAGACCTGCTGCGCCTCCAGGACCCGGGCGAACCGGCGGACCTTTCCACGCACCCGATGCTCGCCGTCGAGCTTCACCAGGAACAGCTCGAAGTGATCACCCACCCGCACAGCAGCCTGAGCGGACTCTCCGCCGAGATCCTGTCAGGCCGCGCCTACGCGGACTCACTCGCCCGAAAAGTCGGCGCCAGGATCGCCGCGCTTGCCACGTCCCCGCTGGCGGTGACACCCCATTCCACCAGCAACCCCCGCTATGACGCGCTGCTGGAAAAGTTCGCCGTGGTGGCCCGTGAGCAGCTGACCTGCGGATGCCACATCCATGTCTCCGTCGATTCCGATGAGGAAGGCGTCGCAATCCTGGACCGCATCAGGTCCTGGCTGCCGCCGCTGATGGCGTTGAGCTCCAATTCCCCGTTCTGGGACGGCGCTGACAGCGGCTATGCGAGCTTCCGCACCCAGGCCTGGAATCGCTGGTCCTCGGCCGGGCCGACGGAAATCTTCGGCTCGGCGCAGGCCTACCACCAGCGTGTGGCGGACCTGGCTGCCACGGGCGTAGTCAACAACCCTGATTTTGACGCCCGCCTCTCCGCCCGCCACCCCACCGTGGAGATCCGGGTATCCGATGTTTGTCTCGATCCCCGCGACACCGTCCTGATCGCCTCCCTGGTGCGGGGGCTGGTGGAGACAGCTGCCCGGGAATGGAAATCCGGGCAGGCGGCGGACACGGTTTCGGCCATCATCCTGCGCCAGGGGGCCTGGCTGGCCAGCCGGTGGGGCATCCAGGGCGAGCTGCTCCACCCGCTGACCCACAAGCCGGAGTCGGCGCGCAATGTCATCGCCGCGCTCCATGACCATGTCCGCGACGCCTTGGTCGAGGCGGGCGACGCAGCCTACGTCGAGGAATCCCTGCACCGGATCTTCGCCAACGGAACCGGCGCCAGGCTGCAGCGGCAGGCCTACGCGCGCCACGGCCGGCTGGCAGACGTGGTGAGCGACGCCGTCGTGGTTACCCACCAGGAACCCGCCATCTACGAGCCGCTCACCCCGGTTGACCTATCACTTCTGGTCCCCAACCCGGTGGCAAAGTCAAGTAGTCGGAGCAACGCGGGGGTTTATGCCGCGTGTAGCAGCTGGTTCAGCCGGTTGGCTGGGGTCTCGAGGTTAAGGGTGGGCCGGGGCCGGCGGTTGAGTTTCGCGGCGACCCGGCGGAGGTCCTCCGGGGTGTGA
- a CDS encoding tripartite tricarboxylate transporter TctB family protein: MSLTQHQQETGSATEPQSQPKAGFGTGRSEFVVVAVLYAVAIFLTVGTATMNVQGKSAPGPQFFPILVCIVLYLVATLLAVQIIRSPKVPDNAIHPGSGQFSADMLHDLGHLGKEEDEAREETESLAPAKTWKTYSDWRTVGLLLAGVVAFVLLLNPLGWIISAAMLFWVVAYALGSRRQVFDIGVGLLFSSITQLAFGAGLGLSLPSGIVGGIF; encoded by the coding sequence ATGAGCCTCACCCAGCACCAGCAAGAAACAGGATCCGCTACGGAGCCGCAAAGCCAACCAAAAGCAGGCTTCGGGACCGGCCGCAGTGAATTCGTTGTGGTCGCCGTGCTGTACGCAGTGGCCATCTTCCTCACCGTGGGCACTGCGACCATGAATGTGCAGGGCAAGTCAGCTCCCGGACCGCAATTCTTCCCCATTCTGGTGTGCATAGTCCTGTACTTGGTGGCCACCCTCCTGGCGGTCCAGATCATTCGTTCACCGAAGGTCCCGGACAATGCCATCCATCCCGGGAGCGGGCAGTTCTCCGCGGACATGCTTCACGACCTTGGCCATCTCGGGAAGGAAGAGGATGAAGCCCGCGAAGAGACGGAATCCCTGGCGCCGGCAAAAACCTGGAAGACCTACTCGGACTGGCGGACGGTTGGCCTGCTGCTGGCCGGCGTCGTTGCTTTTGTCCTGCTGCTCAACCCACTGGGCTGGATCATCAGCGCCGCAATGCTGTTCTGGGTTGTTGCCTACGCCCTGGGCAGCCGCCGCCAGGTCTTCGACATCGGCGTTGGCCTGCTCTTTTCCTCAATTACGCAACTGGCCTTTGGCGCCGGGCTGGGCCTCAGCCTGCCGTCCGGCATCGTGGGAGGGATCTTCTAA
- a CDS encoding VOC family protein: MLKDRTIMAVLAAKDINRAKDFYRDKLGLEPSDSMEDDSLFYSGGNGTGFLIYQTENAGTAKNTQMGWETDNLEAEMEELRGRGVVFEDYDFPGLKTENGVADNDWGKSAWFLDSEGNILNISQRK, translated from the coding sequence ATGCTCAAGGATCGAACCATCATGGCTGTTCTCGCTGCGAAGGACATCAACAGGGCGAAGGATTTCTATCGGGACAAGCTGGGCCTGGAACCGTCCGATTCCATGGAGGACGACAGCCTGTTTTACAGCGGCGGCAACGGAACGGGTTTCCTGATTTACCAGACAGAGAATGCCGGGACGGCCAAGAACACCCAGATGGGGTGGGAAACGGACAACCTCGAAGCCGAAATGGAGGAACTGCGGGGCCGCGGGGTCGTCTTTGAAGACTACGATTTCCCCGGCCTGAAGACGGAGAACGGCGTTGCTGATAACGACTGGGGGAAGTCCGCCTGGTTCCTGGACAGCGAAGGGAACATTCTCAACATCTCCCAGCGCAAGTAG
- a CDS encoding IS30 family transposase: MARSFPPNTRTEFVDMVCGGMSIVAAARRVGVTHGAGRNWWAQSGHMMTVNMGAVGGLSDPAPTADGPGGRALNLADRGMIQMGRRKGLSYADIGEAIGRDKSVVWREVNRNASADGVYYASVAHTRAHQARRRPKALKLVEDEDLCRLIGVWMDDGWSPKLISAMLAFYFAGDHTMQVSHETIYQALYVQSRGSLRADLAEKLSLKRKQRVPHAADRHKNSPYKEAFKISARPAEVQDRAVPGHWEGDLIIGCDGTAIGTLVERSTRFTILLHLAGDHTAETVAAAMIREMGQLPDHLRRSITWDRGTELAEYAQIQTALETTLYFCDPHSPWQRGTNENTNRLLRFWFEKGSDLSVHTPEDLRRVAAKLNRRPRPTLNLETPANRLNQLLHAA, translated from the coding sequence ATGGCCAGATCATTTCCTCCGAATACCCGCACCGAGTTCGTTGACATGGTGTGTGGCGGGATGTCGATTGTCGCTGCCGCGCGGCGTGTCGGAGTCACGCATGGGGCTGGGAGGAACTGGTGGGCCCAGTCTGGCCACATGATGACTGTGAACATGGGCGCTGTTGGGGGTCTTTCGGATCCGGCACCGACGGCGGACGGTCCGGGTGGCCGGGCGTTGAACTTGGCTGATCGGGGGATGATCCAGATGGGTCGGCGGAAGGGACTCAGCTATGCCGACATTGGTGAGGCGATTGGTCGGGACAAGTCGGTGGTCTGGCGGGAGGTGAACCGGAACGCCAGCGCGGACGGGGTGTATTACGCCTCGGTCGCCCATACGAGGGCGCATCAGGCCAGGCGCCGGCCCAAGGCGTTGAAGCTGGTCGAGGACGAGGATCTGTGCCGGCTGATCGGCGTGTGGATGGATGACGGGTGGAGTCCGAAACTGATCTCGGCGATGTTGGCGTTTTACTTCGCCGGTGATCACACTATGCAGGTGAGCCACGAGACGATCTACCAGGCGCTGTATGTTCAATCCCGCGGAAGTCTGCGGGCAGATCTGGCCGAGAAGCTCAGCCTGAAGCGGAAGCAGCGCGTTCCCCACGCCGCGGACCGGCACAAGAACAGCCCTTACAAGGAGGCGTTCAAGATCAGTGCGCGCCCGGCCGAGGTCCAGGACCGGGCGGTGCCGGGGCATTGGGAAGGTGACCTCATCATCGGCTGCGACGGGACCGCGATCGGAACACTCGTGGAACGCTCGACCAGGTTCACGATCCTCCTCCACCTCGCCGGGGACCACACCGCTGAGACTGTCGCCGCCGCGATGATCCGGGAGATGGGCCAGCTCCCGGATCACCTGCGACGGTCGATCACCTGGGACCGCGGCACGGAACTGGCCGAATACGCCCAAATCCAGACCGCACTCGAGACCACGCTCTACTTCTGCGACCCGCACTCACCCTGGCAGCGCGGGACCAACGAGAACACCAACCGGCTCCTGCGGTTCTGGTTCGAGAAAGGCTCTGACCTCTCCGTTCACACCCCGGAGGACCTCCGCCGGGTCGCCGCGAAACTCAACCGCCGGCCCCGGCCCACCCTTAACCTCGAGACCCCAGCCAACCGGCTGAACCAGCTGCTACACGCGGCATAA
- a CDS encoding GntR family transcriptional regulator: MTETATPRIDGESIFRTLRSEILSGVHQPGTAIRETSLATRFGVSRTPVREALSRLQQEGLLERVARGLQVPQVDPQQVIQIYDMRILLEEEAARQAARSRQFPDLMRLEALLQRDRELQEPDDHTRITTNLEFHAAVWNCAHNPVLRDLLDRLSTHLIHAPRSTLSTGNRWAESLDEHEALVHAIERQDSGAAGKIARSHMETARTLRLQLLRETALQQPLSTSSTRR, encoded by the coding sequence GTGACGGAAACAGCAACCCCACGCATTGACGGAGAGAGCATCTTCCGGACCCTGCGCAGCGAAATCCTGTCCGGTGTGCACCAGCCTGGGACCGCTATTCGAGAGACGTCACTTGCCACCCGTTTTGGCGTCTCCCGGACACCCGTCCGGGAGGCGCTGTCCCGCCTGCAGCAGGAAGGGCTCCTGGAGCGCGTGGCCCGGGGCCTGCAGGTTCCCCAGGTTGACCCGCAGCAGGTCATCCAGATCTACGACATGCGCATCCTCCTCGAGGAAGAGGCCGCGCGCCAGGCGGCACGGTCCCGGCAGTTCCCGGACCTGATGCGGCTTGAGGCTTTGCTCCAGCGGGACCGGGAACTCCAGGAACCGGATGACCACACCCGCATCACTACCAACCTGGAGTTCCACGCCGCCGTCTGGAACTGCGCGCACAACCCAGTCCTGAGGGACCTACTGGACCGGCTCTCGACCCACCTCATCCACGCACCCCGGTCCACGCTCTCCACCGGGAACCGCTGGGCCGAATCGCTGGATGAGCACGAGGCCCTGGTCCATGCCATCGAGCGGCAGGACAGCGGTGCCGCCGGAAAAATTGCCCGGAGCCACATGGAAACGGCGCGGACCCTTCGTCTGCAGCTGCTCCGGGAGACGGCCCTGCAGCAACCTCTGAGCACGAGCAGTACCCGCCGCTAA
- a CDS encoding alpha/beta fold hydrolase produces the protein MGTRTDTKTVEAVLHDGSTIPVTVQGDGPGVLLPVSLALHTTAEAETLRQWGGDPALGPNLINGLAPTNRVIAADYEAHRMAHPAPQTLSPGNIAKDLLAIADAAGVDRFAYYGYSWLALSGLQLALRTDRLRALAMGGFPPLEGPYRSMLAVTRAAHAMSVEKAGEPAGEPAGPVQEPEPGDWDSVSVRTTEAQTQQFVTLYEALQDFDDSVAVLPADLPKLAFAGSEDQIDYKPVWGGVRVSIGEPLARHQAALTKAGWDVRVLPGLDHLGAMHSTVALPILAGWLQKTGWVK, from the coding sequence ATGGGCACAAGAACAGACACAAAAACAGTTGAGGCAGTTCTCCATGACGGCTCAACCATCCCCGTTACGGTTCAGGGAGACGGACCCGGTGTCCTCCTGCCGGTCAGCCTGGCCCTGCACACGACGGCGGAAGCGGAGACGCTGCGCCAGTGGGGCGGGGACCCGGCCCTGGGACCAAACCTCATCAACGGGCTGGCACCAACCAACCGGGTTATAGCCGCGGACTACGAAGCGCACCGTATGGCCCACCCGGCGCCGCAGACGCTCAGCCCGGGGAACATCGCGAAGGATCTGCTGGCAATTGCCGATGCCGCCGGCGTCGACCGCTTTGCCTACTACGGTTACTCCTGGCTGGCGCTGAGCGGCCTGCAACTGGCACTCCGCACCGACCGTCTGCGGGCGCTCGCCATGGGCGGGTTCCCGCCGCTCGAGGGCCCGTACCGGAGCATGCTGGCTGTCACCCGCGCCGCGCATGCCATGTCCGTGGAAAAGGCCGGCGAACCGGCCGGCGAACCGGCAGGCCCGGTCCAGGAACCTGAGCCGGGCGACTGGGATTCGGTGTCGGTCCGGACCACCGAGGCGCAGACGCAGCAGTTCGTCACCCTGTACGAAGCGCTGCAGGACTTTGACGATTCCGTCGCAGTGCTCCCGGCGGACCTGCCCAAACTCGCGTTCGCTGGCTCCGAGGACCAGATCGACTACAAACCGGTCTGGGGCGGCGTGCGGGTGTCCATCGGGGAGCCCCTGGCGAGGCATCAAGCGGCCCTGACCAAGGCCGGGTGGGACGTCCGCGTCCTGCCGGGCCTGGATCACCTGGGTGCAATGCACAGTACCGTGGCACTGCCCATCCTGGCCGGCTGGCTGCAGAAGACCGGGTGGGTGAAGTAG